In Candidatus Vicinibacter proximus, the genomic stretch AATCTCTTTTCAGCAATCCCCTCCACTCTCCGCTGGGTTCAACTACCGTATCCTGACCATTGATTTCATAGGTGAATCTGCTGTAATTGTCACCCTTTTCGTCATATAAATCCGGAAAGCGAGTGTTGACTTCCAAAGCCATTGGAATTTTTACAGGAAACTGATATTTAACCCTCAACCAGGAGTCTGTAAACCCACGGTTAATCTCCCATTCAGGTTCCGCCAATCGGATGGATGTTCCTGGAATTTTGCCAGGGTGAGAGGTGGTTCTCTCCCAACCATCCAACCAACAAATCAAGGCAGAAACTTCAAATCCCCAGCCCAATCCAATTCTTGGTTCGAAAAAAACATATCTGAAATCATGAAATTTACCATCAATCAATGGTGGTCCTTCCTGCAATGAATCTGCAGTCCAGGTATCGTCCTCGCCGGAAGCTGTACCCTTGGTATCAATGGATGTTGGGTACCAACGTTTACCGGCTGTCTTGCGGCTATAGCCCAAACCAAAATTGAATTCTCCTTTTGGCAAAGACCAGGGAGATTGTGCAAAACTGTCCTGAAGAAAAAGAAAGGCACAAATGATGATGAGAAATTTACATTTCATTTTTATGATTTGATTTTAATAGTTCCTTCGAAGTATTTTTTATACACATCCTTCCAAAGATATTGGGCGATGTCTCGACCCATCTTTAGACCGGCAACGTTGTCTGCTTGTATGTGGTATCCTCCCATAACCCTTGAAATACCCGCCATGTCTGCAGTGGCTGTAAACGTTTCCAATGGCAGTGACACCGGATCGCCCGGAGTCTCGGTAATAATTCCTGGTTTTCTGATTTCCTTTTCTCCAAATTTATCGCTACCGGTAAACAATTCCAGCATTTTGGCACAAGCTCCACTGACGGTGCTGTGGCCTGAAACGTAGGCAGGAAATGGCGGAGAAACAAAATTGGCCGGAGAATACGGATGCCATCTTTCTGCAGGCATTTCTATTGTTCCTTTGTCCGGTCCACCCCATCCTCTGATTTTTTCACCTTTGTGGTAATGTCTGACCAATGTCCATGGCCTGGAACTGTCGTAATATCTTTTGGTTTCCCAGCAGGCAATGAAAGCATCCATGGCGGTAGTTCCTACCACAAAAAACATCTTCACATCACGATCTAAATCGTTTTTATCTCTCTTAGAAACCATTTGAGCAAACTGCAACCAATGACCGGCTTGTCCGGTGGAACGCGGCCCGTCACGCATGAATTCTATGATGGCTTTTCTTTCAGGGGTAAGGTTGGAATTGAAATCAATGACTTCCTGAACTTCTTTTGCCAGTTGGTCAGATCCAACTTTAGGATATTCTGGAGCTCTGAACTGAGCAGAAGATTCTAGTCCGAATGGTTTTACCCGATACCAATGGGGGGTTAGGAAATTTACTAAAAAGGTGTCTCCTTTTGCATCCACAAAAGGCAGCGGGTGCCATCTGTCCGGGTTAATAACTTTTTTGTACGTATTTACCGGCTGGTAATAAGTATAATCAGAATAAGCTACCCGACTGCATCCTATCTCATCGCCATGTTGATTCGCGCCATCGTTTCTGCGGTAATCAATAAGCGCTTTAGCGACCTTATTGCCTACCCCCTCAGCCGTCTTAGGATCTGTGGAAGTATTTTTGGGATTGTATCCTGCCTTAGTAAATTCTTTGGTCAGGTAGTCTTTATCAGCAGGGTAAACATCCAGTAACACCCTGAAAATAGCATAAGCAATAGCCGTTTCTTTATTCTTTTTGGTACGTTCAGCCTTAGGGCGTCTTAAGCTGGTGCCAAATCTTGAACCGGCTGCTTTGTCGTCATAGGCTGCCCATGCATCGTACATGGCTGTAGTGGCAATCCCCAGTGACCTGGACTGGATGGTCGGACGGGCACCCACACGGTCCACATCATTGGCAGTAGCCTCCAGAGCCACACTTAACCATTTGTATGCAGCGGAGGGTTTGAATTCTTTGTCAAACTGACTGAAGCCGGTCTGAAGACAGATGGCAATCAGGAAAATCGGTAAGGTTTTTTTCAACAGCCCTAACAGGCTTGATTTAGTTTTCATGATATTAGTTTTTGAGTAAGCATATAATTTCAAGGGCCGAAAATAGCCATGCAAACAACGAAGGCTGTTGTACAATCCACCAAAATGGCTCGATAATTGATGAGTGAAGGTTTATAATGGACGAATAAAATCAAGCCGGCGTTTTTCCGGATTGGCTTTTCAAGATTAAAGCCCATGAAACTTAAGTGCCTGGTCATCGACGATGATCCTCTGATTTGCGATCTTATTAAACATTTCTGTGATAAAATCCCGGAGATCGAATACTGTATTTCTGCCGGAACCGGTATGGATGGTCTTCAGGTGTTGTCCGGACAGGAGATCAACCTCATCTTTCTGGATTTCAACCTCCCGGACATGAAGGGACAGTATTTGTTGGAAATTAAAAAAACCGATGTGCCGGTCATCATGGTAACATCCGAGGCAGAGTTTGCTGCAAAATCCTACGAGTATGAAGACGTCCAGGATTTTTTAGTGAAGCCCATTTCATTTGACCGATTTCAAAAAGCGGTACAGAGAATCCTGACAAAGCCACAGCAAAGCACTCCTATCAAACAAGACCAGGAGGTAATTTTTGTGAAGGACGGCACTAAATTCGTAAGACTCCCCTATCAGGACATATTGTACTTAAAATCAGAAGGTAACTACGTCTCCTTTGTAACCACCGACAAGACCATTCTCAGTCTGATCACCATCAAAGAGCTCGAAGAAAAACTACCCTCGTATTTTATGCGGGTCCACCGTTCCTACATTGTCAATCTGCAGCGAATGGAAAGCATCTCCACCGAAGAAATTGCCATCGGAAAACACCATATTCCCATCAGTCAAAAGTATCGACCGGATCTGATGCTGTATATCGGGAATGCGAATGAATAGGATTTTACATAATTAAATACAAAAATCTGAATTAAAGTGGCTCAGCGGAAATAGCTCCGTGATTTCATTGAAGTTACAATGTATAATAAAACAAGTAATCCCAATAGATAAAGGATTAAAAGCCAGACTAAATTCAAACCAAACAATGTAAGAAGTCTATCCAATGTTTTAAAACAAGCTATAGAAAAAGCAGGAATTAAGATAATTGTCACTTCACATTCCTTGAGACATAGTTGTGCTACATACCTCCTGGAAGCAAGAACAGATTTGAGATATATTCAAGAGTTGTTGGGGCACAACAGCAGCAAGACTACTGAAATTTACACGCAAGTCAGCACCAAGAACATACAAAAAATTACCAGTCCATTGGATACTTTCTAAGAAAATTTAATTAATTTTGGGAAAAGATATGCACACCTTTTGTTTCACCAATCCCTCCACCGATAGACAGACTTGTGCCACGAGGTGTTAGGTATATACGAGTTATACCTAACCGTACAAAATTATAAAAACAGAGTATATTTGCATAATATGACAAAAACAACAATAATAAAAAACATAAATAGTCTTTTGGAATCAATAGAAGATCAAGAAATGCTTGAATCCATTTATGATCTTCTTGAAAATTATAGGAATTCCAAGACTTTAAACACATGGGATAAATTAACAATCGAACAAAAAAATAAAATATTGCAAGCATATTCCGAATCGGAGAATGATGAAAACTTAATCCCAATGGATAAAGTAATAAAAATGAAATGACGATATTTTTTTACTAGCTCAGCAACTAAAGATCTTGAAAATATTAACTCTTATTTATCGCAGCATTGGGGAGAGAATTCACAATTAAAGTTTGAATCTAAACTTAGGCATTCATTAAATTTATTACCTTCTAATCCTAGACTGGGTATTTTAGAAAATGTTGCCAAAAATATTTATAGTATCCACGTGCATAAACATATCAGAGTTTATTATAGATTAACGCTTAAAAAGATAATAATCCTTTCACTTTTCGATGTTAGACAAAACCCAAATCTTCGCCCAACGTGACATGGCCGGTTGGGTATAACATGGCATAGACTCCACACCGCCAGCTAGAAGAAGTCTTTCATAATAAGCTGTATTTGTTTAGCAAGAGTTTAATTGTTATTTTTTGGTTTAAAGGGTTAGGTGGTGCAGCGTCTATGCCAAAACCGTTGTGCGACAGCTTAGAAAACCGACACCTGACAAAATCACGAGAAATATTGTTTCTAATTTTGGAAACTTTTATTATCTTTGTGACGTTTAACAAGACAGTATTGAATGAGATTTTTCGAGACAAAATTTTTAGAAGAAGCGGACGACTTTATTTCACAACTTGACCCGAAGACCATTAAGAAAATCTTTTACAATATTGACCTTGCTGAACAGACCAATGACCCAAAACTTTTTAAGAAACTTCAAAATGACATTTGGGAGTTTCGGACAATGTTCGCAGGACTTCAAATCAGACTTCTTGCATTTTGGGACAAGACAGATAATAAGGAAACTTTGGTAATAGCGACCCACGGTTTCGTAAAGAAAGTTGACAAGGTTCCGGCAAACGAAATTGACCGGGCAGTAAGACTGAGAGACAAATATTTTAAAAACAAACATAAAAAGTAATCATATGGCAACTAAAGAATTAAAGACTTACTCACTTGCCGAGATGAAAGATAAGTATATCGGCAAAGTCGGGACACAAGAGCGTGACGAGTACGAATATGAACTTCGTATGGACGTTTTAGGTAAAATGATTAAAGCCGCAAGACAAGAAAGAAACTTGACACAAGAAGAACTTGGACGACTTGTTGGGGTTCAGAAAGCTCAAATTTCAAAACTTGAAAGCAGTGCTAACAGTGCGACAATCGACACCATTATCAAAGTGTTTAGAGCATTAAAAGCAGAAATCAATTTTAACGTAAAACTTGAAGACAACTTTGTCAAAATCGCCTGACAGAAAAGAAAGCCGAACGTACAACACACGCTTTGCGCAACGGGGGCTGACATCGTTCATAGGAAGTTTCTGCCTCCATTGTAAATTCGTGCTGGCAGACAATTTAGTTTTCCAAAATCCCCCACTGCACCAAGCATGGAAACGTTTTGAGAAAACTAATTCAAAATAATTCGATAAACTCTTCTCTATATTTAACAACAAATAAATTTAAAAACATTTATTCCGTAATACAAGAATTCATGACTATTGGTTGCAATTTAAAGTAGAGCAACCAAAGCAACGGAAATCAAGTCCGGATGTCGTAAGGTTTTGTGATGGAAAAATCAGGGTGGATTATTAAGTTTCTTACTAAATTCGCTTTGTACTTTATGAATAAAGCCAAATCGATCAGTATGTATTAAATCCACTATGAGAAACTATATCCTTTCCTGCTTGATCCTCTCCCTTGTTTCCTGCACCCCGGAAAACAAGATAGACATCGTCAGAGAACCCCCTCCCGAACCAAAACCATCGAAGAGGTCGATGCTATAAAAGCTGCACTCCATGCCATGAAAATTGAATTTGAAGTTTCTAATGAAGAATACTATAATCCTGAATTTGTTGCTAAAATTGAGAAGAGCAGACAAGACTTTAAAGATGGCAAAGGCAAAGCATATACTACAGAACAACTTAATGCATTATGGAAGTAATTTTTCTTCCTAATGCTGAAGAAGATCTTAATTTGTGGGTATCGACTGGAAATAAATCCATCCTCAAAAAAATAGCTCAACTTGTCAAAGGCATTAAAGCCAATCCCTTTGATGGCATCGGCAAACCTGAACCACTAAAACAAAATCTATCAGGCGCTTGGTCTGGCAGAATCAACAAAGAACATCGACTTGTTTATGAAATTATTGACGATAAAATTTTAATTCTATCTGCTAAAGGGCATTATTGATCATATAATTTTAGTATAGAAATTATGTGCTTCTAAAAATTTCATAATATTCGCCCATTGCTCCTCATTGCAATCAAATTCCAACGTATATTTATTTTTATTCACTAAGTAAATATTTAGTACATAGTGATCATGCTTGCCTCGCTTTTCACGTGTCTTAATATATTCTATATTGCTATTATTAATATTTACATTTGATTTTTTAGGAAAAAAGTAAAAAGCTTTAATTTCCGTATCTGTAAAATGAAGCAAATAACATTTTTGGGCAGAAACAAATATAAAAAGGAAAATAACTAAACCTACTGCTAACTTACCTATTAGATGAATATTGCTACTAAAAATTACTAGGAATGCTATTATATAAACAGCTATCAATATATACTCTCTTCTTAATTGTTTTTGATTATCAATAATTAACATAAATGCTTAAGAGTATAAATTAATTTTTAAATAAATTTTGAATATCAAATAAATCCGAAATATTGGAATTTAATTGAATTAGACTTTTTTCAGAATTTATAGTTTTTAAATTAATTTGATTAAGAGAAGTATTAATCCCTCTAAGGCCAAATATTGCACTTCCATAATCTACTAATTTACTTTCTTTATTTGTGGCATCATTATATATATCGGCAGCAGAAAATCCAAAATTTAAAGCTTCAATTCCAGCAATTGCAATTTTTGCTCCTTGTATACCCTTTGCAGCAAGCCCAACCCCTGTCACAGTCGAAGCAATATTTGCCATTTGTAGATTAACACTAAGTGTTTTCTTTAAAGCAAATTTAAACCCATCTGGTCCCTTAAGTTTAACTTCATCAGATGGCTTATTATCAAATATGTTATTAATAACCCTATTCACATTGCCTACAAATCCTTCAGGATAACTATAAGTGTCTTCCTTTGGCTTATCACTTGGTTGAGGTGTTGGTGTTGGCGTGCAACTTGATGGAGGACATGTGGAAGTTTCTGGTGCTTTTTTCTTAGGATCACCTCCACCATCAGAATCTTCCTCACTCATTCCAGTTGGATCTATTATTCTTATTGGGTTATTAAATCCATATCGATATGGATTCCAACTAGGTGTTTTTTCTTCCATTGGATCGGCACTATATCAAATTTATGCTGCTAGTTCATACACCTAACATTTTAGGGTATACAAATATAACAATTCTTCTTCTGTCAGTGGGGCTGAAAAAAAATAAAAGTCTTTCAGTTAGTCTTCTTAATGGCAGAATTTATAATCAGATGCCGATGCAATCCTTGTCAAAATTATTAGGCACAAAGCACAGATTTCCGCCAATAGAAGGTAGAATACTTCAGTAAAAGAAATAATTCTATGGTAAACTTTTTATGTTTTCATTTGATAAATACGAGTCTATTCTATTAATATTTACTTTCAAATCTATTAATGTTCTAAATA encodes the following:
- a CDS encoding vanadium-dependent haloperoxidase yields the protein MKTKSSLLGLLKKTLPIFLIAICLQTGFSQFDKEFKPSAAYKWLSVALEATANDVDRVGARPTIQSRSLGIATTAMYDAWAAYDDKAAGSRFGTSLRRPKAERTKKNKETAIAYAIFRVLLDVYPADKDYLTKEFTKAGYNPKNTSTDPKTAEGVGNKVAKALIDYRRNDGANQHGDEIGCSRVAYSDYTYYQPVNTYKKVINPDRWHPLPFVDAKGDTFLVNFLTPHWYRVKPFGLESSAQFRAPEYPKVGSDQLAKEVQEVIDFNSNLTPERKAIIEFMRDGPRSTGQAGHWLQFAQMVSKRDKNDLDRDVKMFFVVGTTAMDAFIACWETKRYYDSSRPWTLVRHYHKGEKIRGWGGPDKGTIEMPAERWHPYSPANFVSPPFPAYVSGHSTVSGACAKMLELFTGSDKFGEKEIRKPGIITETPGDPVSLPLETFTATADMAGISRVMGGYHIQADNVAGLKMGRDIAQYLWKDVYKKYFEGTIKIKS
- a CDS encoding Txe/YoeB family addiction module toxin — encoded protein: MEVIFLPNAEEDLNLWVSTGNKSILKKIAQLVKGIKANPFDGIGKPEPLKQNLSGAWSGRINKEHRLVYEIIDDKILILSAKGHY
- a CDS encoding helix-turn-helix transcriptional regulator, with the protein product MATKELKTYSLAEMKDKYIGKVGTQERDEYEYELRMDVLGKMIKAARQERNLTQEELGRLVGVQKAQISKLESSANSATIDTIIKVFRALKAEINFNVKLEDNFVKIA
- a CDS encoding type II toxin-antitoxin system RelE/ParE family toxin, whose translation is MNSYLSQHWGENSQLKFESKLRHSLNLLPSNPRLGILENVAKNIYSIHVHKHIRVYYRLTLKKIIILSLFDVRQNPNLRPT
- a CDS encoding type II toxin-antitoxin system RelE/ParE family toxin, with product MRFFETKFLEEADDFISQLDPKTIKKIFYNIDLAEQTNDPKLFKKLQNDIWEFRTMFAGLQIRLLAFWDKTDNKETLVIATHGFVKKVDKVPANEIDRAVRLRDKYFKNKHKK
- a CDS encoding response regulator transcription factor, with protein sequence MKLKCLVIDDDPLICDLIKHFCDKIPEIEYCISAGTGMDGLQVLSGQEINLIFLDFNLPDMKGQYLLEIKKTDVPVIMVTSEAEFAAKSYEYEDVQDFLVKPISFDRFQKAVQRILTKPQQSTPIKQDQEVIFVKDGTKFVRLPYQDILYLKSEGNYVSFVTTDKTILSLITIKELEEKLPSYFMRVHRSYIVNLQRMESISTEEIAIGKHHIPISQKYRPDLMLYIGNANE
- a CDS encoding tyrosine-type recombinase/integrase: MKSQTKFKPNNVRSLSNVLKQAIEKAGIKIIVTSHSLRHSCATYLLEARTDLRYIQELLGHNSSKTTEIYTQVSTKNIQKITSPLDTF